The genome window gtagtataacgtgtatggtagtgttgtatggtgacgtgtatggtagtgtagtatggtgacgtgtatggtagtgtagtatggtgacgtgtatggtagtgtagtatggtgacgtgtatgatagtgttgtatggtgacatgtatggtagtgtatgtaacgtgtatggtagtgttgtatggtgacATGTATGGTAGTGTAGTATGGTGGCATGTATGGTAGTGTAGTATGGTAACGTGTATGGTAGTTGTATGGTGACATGTATGGTAGTGTAGTATGGtgacgtgtatggtagtgttgtatggtgacatgtatggtagtgtagtatggtgacgtgtatggtagtgtagtatggtgacgtgtatggtagtgtagtatGGTAACGTGTATGGTATTGTTGTATGGTGACGTATGGTAGTGTAGTATGGtgacgtgtatggtagtgttgtatggtgacgtgtatggtagtgtagtatggtgacgtgtatggtagtgtagtatgacaacgtgtatggtagtgtagtatggtgacgtgtatggtagtgtagtatGGTAACGTGTATGGTATTGTTGTATGGTGACGTGTATGGtgacgtgtatggtagtgtagtatggtgacgtgtatggtagtgtagcATGACaacgtgtatggtagtgttgtatggtgacgtgtatggtagtgtagtatGGTAACGTATGGtgacgtgtatggtagtgttgtatggtgacgtgtatggtagtgttgtatggtgacgtgtatggtagtgttgtatggtgacGTATGGTAGTGTAGTATGGTAACGTGTATGCTAGTGTTGTATGGtgacgtgtatggtagtgtagtatgtaacgtgtatggtagtgttgtatggtgacatgtatggtagtgtagtacgtgacgtgtatggtagtgtagtatggtggcatgtatggtagtgtagtatggtaacgtgtatggtagtgttgtatggcgACATGTATGGCAGTGTAGTATGGTGacgtatggtagtgttgtatggtgacgtgtatggtagtgttgtatggtgacatgtatggtagtgtagtatggtgacgtgtatggtagtgttgtatggtgacgtgtatggtagtgttgtatggtgacatgtatggtagtgtagtatggtgacgtgtatggtagtgttgtatggtgacgtgtatggtagtgtagtagtgaggtGTAGCGAGCAGTGATGTGTAGTATTGTGTAATGAttattagtgatgtgtagtgataagtagtgatcattagtgatgtgtagtgttgcgATATATATTGTACAGTGTTgcaatatatattgtataatgttatgatgtatattgtgtagtgttgtaataTATACTGGATAATGTTGTGAtgtatactgtgtagtgttgtgatgtatatactTACGTACTTAGTACTTTTTTTAATAATGGAAGATATAGTATTCTTGCTTGCGTGGTTGCCTTTAATATACTGCATAtttgtttttattataattatattcacTAAGACATGCTGAATCCGTAGAGGTCATATAGCACTTGGGGaacaggaggtaatcaggtttaattcaagAAAAGCGGGGGTACCTCCAATTATTTATACCCCTCCTCCGCCCCCCACCCACCAGACCTGATGCTGCTGAACAACTTTTGATTCAAAGAACTGAGTCAgttctccacttccttggatcgaacttgactgcctcccatttcccaggagctgtaactctacAGCTTTAAAACGACATCTTATTTGTTTAGTAGTATATgaggtccccccccccccgattttCTTGTTCACTTTGTGGGACTTTATAAAAGTTTTGATTATAAACATATTTTGTTGAACATACCCTCAACCATAAGGGTATGTTTAATAAAATTAACTTTAACAAGGGCATTAACTGGGAGCTATTAAAGAGTGAGTTTACTAAAATACACTGGGAAGACAATATGATAAACGATGACAAACTAGTATAGGATGGTCACAATAACATTGGAAAGTTGGAAAGGGAGAAGTGTGCCCTCTAGTCTAAGACAACATATAACAGAGCTCCTCAGAGGCAGCAGACTTTGTAAACTCTAAAGAATGAAAAGTAACACTGGATAAAGAATTAGAAAACGCTGTGCTCAAGATGAATGCATCATACAAAGTCCAGGAGAAACAGAGAGAGGGAGCTAAGAACCGTAAGTGAAACTGAAAGAAAGCCAGAATATTTTTCATATGCAAAATACAGGTCAGACTGTGTTTGACGCAGTGTGACtcaatgttcagtgaaccactaaTTTACTTAAAGACTGAGGACCCAAATGAGGTTTTTCAAGAGACGCAAAATGCTGGAGTGATGAGTACACAGTGAGAATTTACTAAGTGTTGAGataccacgactcttcaacaccttccCTTCGTGCgtatgggggattaccaacaaacccctagctgccttcaagattattattattataatcaagggggaagtgctaaacccagaggattatacagcgcctgggggggggatgtggaaggcattcaggtttaattcggggaactggagcacagatccaattccctaaatcaagagcccctcaccaacaaggaaccttccttgaggggtgccttcaagaggaacctcACAAGATTCCACAAAACAGATCCTGATTAACCGGGTTGTGGTACAAACACTGGACTGCATCggcagtcccctcaaggaaggttccttgatgttggtgaggggctcttgatttagggaattggatcagtgctccagttccccgaattaagcctgaatgccttccacatccccccccccaggcgctgtataatcctccgggtttagcgcttcccccttgattataataataataatgcatcggCAGTACCAATAGTTTGATTGatcaggcctggtctgggaccaggccatgAGGGCAGTAACCTCCGGAAGCAACTCTAGGAACAGTTATGGCACAGGAGACGTCTCGCCTAAAGTGGTTTCAGTCTAGTACATATAAGGGCTCAAGAAGCCACCtgtagcgaaacgttttctttaataaatgtcatAACTGTGCCTGTGTCTTTGTCTACATATATTGTTATTTCATTTTTCAAAATTTGGattgtaaaaatttttttattgTAAATAATATGTCCAAAATGGTGCGTGTATCATTTGCTTTTAAATATAAGAGTAAACATAACAGTAACTATTAATGAATTATAACTAGATAGACTTCATTTATAATTTAATTAATATCAACCAAAATCAATAACTATGATTCCACTCAGATTTATAGGCTCCTTACACTcttattaacaagtagtacaTATGCCTTAACTTGAAattaattataaccttaattaaCTTCTATAAACTTTAGGAGACATTTTTAACATTCACTGCTGTAAAATGCAatatctgactcacgaaatcgtaatgacacaattgcaaacaaaccataccacgggcaggatttgaacccgcggtcagagactctctgaccgcgggttcaaattccgcccgtggtatggtttgcaaatATATTTAATCCACAGACATACCAAAAATCCTAGCCAagtatgccacctttatatactGTAGTTAAATACTACTGTAACTTTCTTAACTGTCGTTatgttacctggagggtgttttgggggtcaacgcccccacagccctttccatgaccagacctcccagtGGATCGATCACGGCCTGCTCCAGCTGATTCACTCTCCTTACTTTTACAACTGTCAAATTATCCAAAGAGGATTTTTTTTTGGTTGGGGTTTCTATTCAAGTTCTTTTGACATTTTTACAAGGTTAGATCAAGAGGAACCGTAACTACATTTATCTACagcatatgtattattattattattattattattataatcaaaaagaagcgctaagccacaaggacaaCAGCATATGTACATAATAAAATACCCCATCcagcagttagtttaatatcttttatgcactccatacccaggatgggtatggggtgcataataaagatattaaactgctGAATGGGGGTATtatattatgtacatacactgtagAGAAATGTAGCCAACAGCATGGGttaatttagtttaatatgtttattatgcaccccatacccatcctgtgggcggtagtcaaaagattacagaggtacataattggtccagggactggactccaaagttttgatagctgagcaagttagaggtaatgaactcacaatttacaaaggtaatgaactcacaatttacaaaggtaatgaactccaggtaggactagtcacaatcatgacaagttacaaaggtatttactgattacagaggtacgtaatgggtccagggactggttcgtacagaggtttgcaacatTAGCTGCGAGTTCAATTTGAATCCTACCATAAGATCTAGAATTCCTTATACTTGTGCATCATTAACCATCTTACACGATATTATGCTGAGTAGGAGCATAATACTGACACATAAATCTGTAGGCATCGGAGCAGGGAAAGTTGGCCAGAGGGCGGGCATTGCCTGAATGGATGTAAACACAGTCAGCGTCTGGGCGAGCATCAGGCAGTTCAGGGTGCCAGAGACCTCCGTCAATGACTGTCGCTTCCATGTTTGTCCACTTCCATGTTACCCCGTCCAATGACTTTTTTCCTCCAATCCATACATGCTTATCTGAGATTTTATATGGGATGGAATCATTTTAAGTAgcaaaatttattattataatcaagggggaagcgctaaacccggaggattatacagcgcctgggggggggggatgtggaaggcattcaggcttaattcggggaactggagcacagatccaattccctaaatcaagagcccctcaccaacatcaaggaaccttccttgaggggttaagtAGCAAAAGAGGGTTTATATCACAGTTatattaaaaacaataatatcccaatggaaataagatgtTGCCCTTATtgggttccccccccccccctttttcccttcagttatgtcgtcTTTCATTCTCTACTTTTCTCGTCCTCAGTACTAACTGAAATGTCATGATAAGGCTCTCCTTTATCTTATTAATTTAAACataattatataaaaataaaaaatctgtATATATAACCTGAATCAAAACGTATTTAATATGTTCTTATGTGCACACATTTTCGGAGAACTAGTTcctaaatgttatttttttttaatctaatACTAATTTGTTAATAATGGGGCATGTGCCGTAACTGTAAATACTTACCAACTTCATCAATGATAGCATCCTGCTCGACTACATAAGTGTAGAGAACAAATGGGTTCGTGGGAGTAGCCAGGTCGCCACCTAGTTTCCGACAGTAGTGCCGTGCCTCAGTCCAGTTCCTCAGTACACGGCTCAAGTAAAAGCATTCTTGACGCACACTGCTGAACGGGAATGGGCATGACTCCTCATCTGAAAATGACAGGATTAAGAATAAACAGCGATATTGTTAATAAGCTAAACTGCAGATCTGAAGACTTATCCCCCTTTAACATTGGCATCATTATTAAACATTGTTAAATTGGGCGGGTCCCACTAGTGGAAGCAGATCAACCCCAAGAGCTGTGCCAGAGGTTAGTAATAGGGTTGTGGGAACTTGTAAGATGCCCACTCTGGCAATCACTGTTGACGCATAACAAAGACCACTTTATCCTGTCCTCACAAGTACCCTTTTGCATTACTTCTTTGGAAATGATAACCGAGTGTAAGGGAAGTCTTGACTTTTCAAATAGAACAAACTTGACGTGgagtctaccctagctagaaATCCCCTGAATCTACCAGGCTATTGACTTCTATATGACTCCTCTCTTTCTTGGATGCCACGTGCTCAGGGAAATAGTTCCTGTAATCAGTTAAATATGATGGTAAACCCAGTATACATTCTAGTGGTCCCTGTATTCACTGGGGTTGCCCTAACTAGCTTCTGGCCTGATATTCAAGTGATGATTATTCAGCAATCCTGGCTGTTATTTCCCTTGGTTTGGGGCTCTTGGCCCACTCATAGCCCGTAGCTAAATTACCACATATTTTCCGAAACAAAGATGGCCgccaattatgaaaaaaaaaatatatcacgaCGGGAGCCTGGTGTAGACTGGAGTGTCCACACTCCTGGAATGCCTCCACTTCTTTTTCATTGGTCACCAGGAGAATATTTT of Cherax quadricarinatus isolate ZL_2023a chromosome 61, ASM3850222v1, whole genome shotgun sequence contains these proteins:
- the LOC128699406 gene encoding perlucin-like protein; translation: MRRTVFVFFIICFISLCLSKHTDVGDIVNQMICNNKPSDEESCPFPFSSVRQECFYLSRVLRNWTEARHYCRKLGGDLATPTNPFVLYTYVVEQDAIIDEVDKHVWIGGKKSLDGVTWKWTNMEATVIDGGLWHPELPDARPDADCVYIHSGNARPLANFPCSDAYRFMCQYYAPTQHNIV